The following DNA comes from Kaistia sp. 32K.
ACACCATGAAATCGATGCTGCCTTGGATGTCCGGCATCGGGAAGGCGACGAGCGTCGTGATGTCGTGGTCGGCGTGGTTCTCGAAGGTGTAGCGGACGCGGACCTCGTCGAGCGAGAGGAAGAGGTCTTCCGACTGCATCTCGATGTCCTCGGTCAGGACATAGACGAGGCCGCCGGCGGCGAGCGCCGCGGTCGAGTCGTTCGCCCTCGCCGGCGCGGCGAGGGACGCGGCGAGCATCAGGGCAAGGCAAAGGCTGGCGAGGCGGGTCTCAACGGCACGCATGGACGAAACCTCCAGACGGTCATGATCAGGCCCGATCTAGCAGGTCGCCGCCCCTTCGGTCGAGCGGCCCGCCCATCGCGAAGCGCGGTCACACGGCGATCGGCGCCTTGATTGCCGGATGGGGATCGTAGCCGACGAGCTCGAAATCCTCGAAGCGGAAATCCTCGATCCGCTGGATGGCCGGGTTGAGCTTCATCGTCGGCAGCGGTTTTGGCGCGCGCGAAAGCTGTAGCTCCGCCTGCTCGAGATGGTTGGAATAGAGATGAGCGTCGCCGAAGGTATGGACGAAATCGCCCGGCTTCAGGCCCGTCACCTGCGCCACCATCATCGTCAGCAGCGCATAGGAGGCGATGTTGAACGGCACGCCGAGGAAGATGTCGGCCGAGCGCTGGTAGAGCTGGCAGGAAAGCCGCCCCTCGGCGACGTAGAACTGGAACAGGCTGTGGCAGGGCGGAAGCGCCATGTCGTCCACTTCGGCCGGGTTCCAGGCGGAAACGATCAGCCGGCGCGAATCCGGCTTGGTGCGGATCATCTCGATGACGTTGGCGAGCTGGTCGATGGTGCCGCCGTCCGGCGCCGGCCAGGAGCGCCACTGCGCGCCATAGACGGGGCCGAGGTCACCATTCTCGTCCGCCCACTCGTCCCAGATCGAAACGCCGTTTTCCTTCAGGTAGCGGATGTTGGTCTCGCCGGCGATGAACCAGAGCAGCTCGTGGATGATCGACTTCAGATGCGCCTTCTTGGTCGTCACCAGCGGAAAGCCATCGGCGAGATCGAAACGCATCTGGTAGCCGAACACGGAGAGCGTGCCGGTGCCGGTGCGGTCTTCCTTCCGGACGCCCTTGTCCAGGACATGCTGCATGAGGTCGAGATACTGGCGCATGGATCGTCCAACAGATTCGATGTTTCCGCGATCATACAGCGGCGAGCCCGGATCGCGACTCCACCGATTGCACAAAGCGCGGCTCTGCGTTCAATTGGGGTTCGGCTAGGCCGCGCGAGCCCTGCCCGCCCCCGGCTTGAGGAATTGGGCATGTCGCAGACCATTGCCAATCCCGACGTCTACCTGCATGTGCGGGTCATCATCGGCATTATCCTGGGTCTCAGCGTGTCGCGCCTGCTGAGCGGGCTGGCCCGGTTTGCGCAGCATCCGCTCCGCAACCCGGTCTTCATCACCCACCTTCTGTGGGTGGCCTTCGCCTTCCTGTGCGTCGTGCATTTCTGGTGGTTCGAGTTCTACCTGACCTCGGTCCACCTCTGGACGTTCGAGCTCTATATCTTCATCATCTTCTATGCGAGCCTCTACTTCGTCCTCTGCGCCATCCTGTTTCCCGACAGCCTGGCGGAATACTCAGGATACGCCGACTATTTCATGTCGCGGCGGAAATGGTTCTACGGCCTGATCGCGGTCATATTCCTGGTCGACCTGGTCGACACCGCGATCAAGGGCAGCGCCCACTTCCAATCCTTCGGCATCATCTATCCGATCCGCAACATCGTCTACGCGACGGTCGCGATCGTGGCGATGTTCGTGAGCGACAAGCGCTTCCACCTCACGATCGCGATCCTGGCCCTCGGCTTCCAGACCTTCTGGATCCTGCGCGCCTTCTCGACGCTGCAGTAGCCCCTATTCCGCCGGCGCGGTGACGGCACGGCCGCGGCGGCCGAGCGTCACTTGCGCCAGCGTGAAGGCGATCACGCCGCAGGCGGCGATGCCGGCGACCATCGGCAGCGCCGTGCCGTCGAGGAAGAGGCCGACGACCGCCATGACGACGGCGCCCGTCACCATCTGCAGCGTTCCCATCAGCGCCGAGGCGGTGCCGGCGATCTCGCCATGCTCGTCGAGGGCAAGCACCGCCGACGTCGGAATGACGAGGCCGAGGAAGCCGTTGGCGACGAAGAGGACGCCGATCAGGACGGCGAGCCCGTCGATACCAGACGCCATCAGCAGGAACAGGACGACGACCGAGATGGCGAAGCCGGTAACCGCGACGCGCATTACCCGCTTCAGGCCGAACATGCCGCCGAGCCGGCCGTTCAGCTGCGAGAAGCCGAAGAACGACACCGCGTTGATCGAGAAGGCGAGGCTGTACTGCGTCGGCGTCAGGCCATAGTGCTCGATCAGCACGAAGGACGAGTTGGCCAGATAGGCGAAGAAGCTGGAGATGCCGAAGGCGCCGATGAAGACGAGGCCGAGGAAGTGGCGGTCGCGCAGGAGCAGCCAATAGCCGGCGAGCGCGCTTCCGACGCCGCTTTCGACCCGCTGCTCAGCCGGCCGCGTCTCGTCCAGCGCCAGCGCCAGCAGGGCGATGCCGAGGATCGCCGCCACCATGACGATCCAGAAGATCGCGCGCCAGGAGGCGATCGCGGTCACGGCGCTGCCGGCGAGCGGCGCCAGGATCGGCGAGATGCTGAAGACGAGCATCAGGAGCGACATCAGCCGCGCGGCGTCGTTGCCGGTATGCAGGTCGCGCACGACCGCCCGCGGCACGACCATGCCGGCGCAGGCGCCGAGGCCCTGGACGAAGCGGAAGGCGATCAGGATCTCGACCGTCGGCGCCAGCGCGCAGCCGATGCTGCCGAGCGCGAACAGGGCAAGGCCGAAATAGAGCGGCGGCTTGCGGCCGACCATGTCGGCGACGGGTCCGTAGATCAGCTGGCCGAGGCCGACCGAGATGAAGAAGGCCATCAGGCTCATCTGCACGGCGCCGGTCGTCGCGCCGAGATCCTGGCCGATCGCCGGGAGCGCCGGCAGGTACATGTCGATCGCGAACGGACCGATCGCGCTCAAAAGGCCGAGTATGACGGCATAGCGCAGGATGGAGGAGGACATGTGAGACACCTGAAAGCGACGACCCGGCCTCTGCGGAACGGCAATGCCACGCAGGATCAAGATCAGCGATTGATTTGGACACCAACGCGGCCACAGCGCCGCGAGAATTTTGTAATGGTTGGCACACTAATGGTCAACAAACGCTCGTCCGTCAACCCACATTGTCGTTAACGTCACCTCCGCCGCCCCGGCAGGCGATGGCGGCGTTCTTCTGCCCTCCTCCGCGCGCCCTCCCCGCGCCCTGGCGCCGATCGCGCGACAGTATCGGTGCGCATCTCGGCCGAAGGCCGCCGGATCCGGTCCACAACCCTTTTCACGGCGGTTTCGATCGCCTATATGTCGGGTGCCGGCGCAAGCCGGCTATGGCGATAAACTGTCATCGAAATAAACCCATCGGACCCGGGGGCGGTACCCGGCGCCTCCACCCAAGCCCATCCCAAGGGATGGTTTTCGGCGGGGGCGAAATAGGATCGACGAGGGCGTAAAGGGTGTTCTTTCGCTCGGCATGGTACCGCCGTTATCGGACCAAATCTGTAGTTGCAAACGACAACTATGCTCCGGTTGCTGTCGCTGCGTAAGCAGTGCCGGTACCGAAATAAAAGTCCTTACGGGTAGCACCGTGTAGGCGGGGTCCGGAGGCACCTGGCAACAGAAGCCTCCACTTCCCTTCCTTCCGACATTACGATCCCAGCCCGTGACGCCGGCATGACAGCCCGGCCGCGGACGATGTTTCCTGTCGCGTCGGGACCCCAATCTTCGCGAAAGAGTGTCGGCGTTCACCTTTTCCAAGAACCATCCGCGCGCGCGCTTGACTTCTCGGGGCCGGAGATCGAGTTTTCGACGACAAGGCTCGTCAGGGAGCCGTTTTTAGCGCGGGTCCGCGGTTTTGCCGCACCGGGTGCCTGTCTCGACCCCGTCCGCATTGATTCTGGGTAGTCGCCGTTCATGGCCGAAGATCTGATCCGCTACGACATTCTGGCCCAGGACGCGCTTCGGGGCGTCGTTCGCAAGGTGCTGGCCGAAGTGGCCAAGACGGGCCTGCCGGGTGACCATCATTTCTACATCACGTTTGAAACCCGGGCGCCCGGCGTCCGCGTCTCGACGCGGCTGATGACCGACTATCCCGAAGAGATGACCATCATCATCCAGCACCAGTACTGGGACCTCTCGGTGACGGAGCACGCCTTCGAGATCGGCCTCTCCTTCAAGGGCGTGCCGGAGCGGCTGCTGATCCCGTTCACGGCGCTGAAGTCCTTCGTCGATCCGTCGGTGCAGTTCGGCCTGCAGTTCGAGACCGCGCCGGCCGACGAGGACGCGCTGGAGACCGGCGCGGAGATGGAGGATGTCGAGACCTCGCCGATCGTCCTCGACGCGCCGGCCGAGACGGAAGAAGCTCCCGCCGAGCCGAGCGAAAAGCCGGCCGCCGAAGTCGTGCGGCTCGACGCGTTTCGCAAGAAGAGCTAATCCCCTCCCCGACTGCTCACTGAACGAGGCCGCGCCAGCGGCTGGGAAAGGCT
Coding sequences within:
- a CDS encoding SspB family protein, with amino-acid sequence MAEDLIRYDILAQDALRGVVRKVLAEVAKTGLPGDHHFYITFETRAPGVRVSTRLMTDYPEEMTIIIQHQYWDLSVTEHAFEIGLSFKGVPERLLIPFTALKSFVDPSVQFGLQFETAPADEDALETGAEMEDVETSPIVLDAPAETEEAPAEPSEKPAAEVVRLDAFRKKS
- a CDS encoding thymidylate synthase, which encodes MRQYLDLMQHVLDKGVRKEDRTGTGTLSVFGYQMRFDLADGFPLVTTKKAHLKSIIHELLWFIAGETNIRYLKENGVSIWDEWADENGDLGPVYGAQWRSWPAPDGGTIDQLANVIEMIRTKPDSRRLIVSAWNPAEVDDMALPPCHSLFQFYVAEGRLSCQLYQRSADIFLGVPFNIASYALLTMMVAQVTGLKPGDFVHTFGDAHLYSNHLEQAELQLSRAPKPLPTMKLNPAIQRIEDFRFEDFELVGYDPHPAIKAPIAV
- a CDS encoding multidrug effflux MFS transporter; protein product: MSSSILRYAVILGLLSAIGPFAIDMYLPALPAIGQDLGATTGAVQMSLMAFFISVGLGQLIYGPVADMVGRKPPLYFGLALFALGSIGCALAPTVEILIAFRFVQGLGACAGMVVPRAVVRDLHTGNDAARLMSLLMLVFSISPILAPLAGSAVTAIASWRAIFWIVMVAAILGIALLALALDETRPAEQRVESGVGSALAGYWLLLRDRHFLGLVFIGAFGISSFFAYLANSSFVLIEHYGLTPTQYSLAFSINAVSFFGFSQLNGRLGGMFGLKRVMRVAVTGFAISVVVLFLLMASGIDGLAVLIGVLFVANGFLGLVIPTSAVLALDEHGEIAGTASALMGTLQMVTGAVVMAVVGLFLDGTALPMVAGIAACGVIAFTLAQVTLGRRGRAVTAPAE